A window of Mucilaginibacter robiniae genomic DNA:
TAAAGCTATTGGCTTAATGGTTTTTCAGAATGGCATGATCCATTTTATCGCGCTTGGTGCGCAGGTAAAGTTCATTGTGCGGGTTGGGTTCAATTTCGATAGGCACGGTTTCAATTACTTCTAAACCATAACCTACCAAGCCAGCCCGCTTCTTAGGATTGTTGCTCATGAGGCGCATCTGGGTTATACCTAAATCACGAATGATTTGCGCACCAACACCATAATCACGCTGATCCATTTGAAAGCCTAGTTTGATGTTTGCTTCTACGGTATCCAAACCATTTTCTTGCAAATGGTAAGCTTTCAACTTATTAATTAAGCCAATACCACGACCTTCTTGGTTCATGTAGATAATAGCACCTTTTCCGGCCTCGCTGATCATCTGCATAGATTTATGCAACTGCGGACCACAATCGCACCGGCAAGAACCGAAGATATCGCCGGTAACACATGAACTGTGTACCCGTACCAGAATAGGTTCATCAGGTTCCCAATGGCCTTTTACCAGGGCCAGGTGGTGTTCGCCGGTGTTTTTTTGCGTGTAGGCAATCATGTCAAAATCGCCCCACTCGGTTGGCATTTTTACAGAAACTTCCCGCTCAATCAAACTCTCGGTATGCAATCGGTAAGCAATCAAATCTTTGATGGATACAATCTTCAACTGATGCTCACGGGCTATTTCTATTAAATCAGGCAAGCGGGCCATTTCGCCATCATCCTTCATTACTTCGCAAATTACTCCGGCAGGCTCCAGTCCTGCCATTACTGGCAAATCGATAGCCGCTTCGGTGTGCCCTGCCCTGCGCAATACGCCGCCATCTTTAGCAATAAGCGGGAACACGTGCCCAGGCCGACCTAAATCTATCGGGCGGATAGCCGGATCGATTAACGCCAGGGT
This region includes:
- a CDS encoding bifunctional 3,4-dihydroxy-2-butanone-4-phosphate synthase/GTP cyclohydrolase II codes for the protein MLNTIPEAIEAIKAGEIIIVVDDDDRENEGDFLIAARFATPEAINFMARYGRGLICAPITRQQAKKLELEPMVNHNTATLETNFTVSVDLLGHGCTTGISASDRSRTTLALIDPAIRPIDLGRPGHVFPLIAKDGGVLRRAGHTEAAIDLPVMAGLEPAGVICEVMKDDGEMARLPDLIEIAREHQLKIVSIKDLIAYRLHTESLIEREVSVKMPTEWGDFDMIAYTQKNTGEHHLALVKGHWEPDEPILVRVHSSCVTGDIFGSCRCDCGPQLHKSMQMISEAGKGAIIYMNQEGRGIGLINKLKAYHLQENGLDTVEANIKLGFQMDQRDYGVGAQIIRDLGITQMRLMSNNPKKRAGLVGYGLEVIETVPIEIEPNPHNELYLRTKRDKMDHAILKNH